The sequence AACTCCGTGGTGGTGAAGCCGCCGGAGCTGACCTCGCTGACCACGCTGCGCTTCGCGGAGCTCGCCACCGAGGCGGGCCTGCCCGACGGCGTGCTCAACGTGGTGCCGGGCCTCGGCCATGTGGCCGGGAAGGCGCTGGGCCTGCACGGCGACGTGGACGTCATCTCCTTCACCGGCTCGAACGAGGTGGGCCGCGAGTTCCTGCGCTACTCCGCCGAGTCCAACCTCAAGAAGATCGTGCTCGAGCTGGGCGGCAAGGCGCCCCAGATCGTCACGGCCGACAACGCGGACCGTCTCGCCCTGGTCGCCGAGGACCTCGCGGAGGCGGCGTTCGGCAACATGGGCCAGAACTGCACCGCGGGGTCGCGGATCCTGGTCGACGCCGCGCTCTTCGAGGATTTCGTGGACGAGCTCGTCACGGCGACGGAGAGGTTCGTGGTCGGCGACCCGCTGGATCCCGCCACCACGATCGGCGCCCTGGTCGAGGAAGCTGCCCTCGAGCGCGTGGTGCGGTACGTCGACGAGGCGGTGGCCGACGGCGCCCGCGTGCGCACAGGCGGGGCACGGGTGCGCGAGGACTCCGGCGGCTGGTTCTACCCGCCCACCGTCGTCACCGATGTGCGGGAGGACATGGCGATCGCACGCGAGGAGATCTTCGGCCCGGTCGTGGTGGTGCTGCCCGTCGACGGTCTCGAGGACGCGATCCGCCTCGCCAACGACACCCCCTACGGCCTCGCCGCGACGATCTGGTCCCGCGACATCGACGACGCCCTCACCGCCGCGCGCGCCGTCCGCGCCGGGACCGTCGCGATCAACGGCTACTCCGAGGGCGACATCACCACGCCCTTCGGCGGGTACAAGGAGTCCGGCTTCGGCGGCCGCGACAACGGCCTCGAGGCGTTCGCGCAGTACACCGAGACCAAGACCATCTGGATCACCCTGCGCTGACCGGCGCCCCCGACCGAGAGGACCTCTTCCATGACCGACACCCCGATGCGCGGCGTCTTCGCCGTCTCGACCACGCCCTTCACCCCGGTGGGCGCGCAGGATCTGGACATCTGCGGCCGGAGCGTCGAGCGGGTGCTCGAGGCGGGCGTCGACGGCATCCTCGCCCTCGGCGCCACCGGCGAGGCGCTCGCCCTCGAGGACCACGAGCGCGAGGCCCAGGTCCGCCACCTCGTCGAGGTCGTGGACGGCCGTGTGCCGGTGGTCGTCGGCTGCATGGCGTACCGCCCGCAGGCGGTGTCGACGATGATCGCCCGCGCCGCACGGTGGGGCGCCTCCGCCGCGATGGTCACGCCCTCGTTCTACGGCGGGCTCTCCGCGACCGATGCGGTCGCCGCGCTCTCCCCGGTCGTGGAGCGCTCGGAGCTGCCGGTGATGGTCTACAACAATCCGCACTCGACCGGCGTGGACCTGCTGCCCGAGGATCTCGTCCCGCTGCTGGAGCACGAGGCGATGTGGAGCGTGAAGGAGACCTCGGGCGCCGCGACCCGCGTGCGCGAGCTGCGCGCCCATCTCGGCACCGAGGTGGAGGTGCTCGTGGGGGCCGACGGGCTCGCCCTCGAGGGGTTCACCCAGGGCGCGAGCGGCTGGGTCGCCGCCTCGGCCTGGCTCGCACCGGCCCGCTGCGTCGAGCTCTGGCGCCGCGCCGATGCCGGGGATTGGGAGCGCGCCGTCGCGCTGTGGGACCGCCTGGCCGGGCCGCTGGGCCAGATCGAGGCCGATCCGGCGTTCATCTCGCTGATCAAGCGGTCGCTCGGCGAGCTGGGCCTCCCGCAGGGCGCGGTCCGCACACCCCTGCCGACGGCCTCGGACGAGGCCGTGCGCTCCCTGCTGTCCGCTCTCGACTCTTGACGCTCGGGGCCAGGGAGAGCAGACTGGCACCGCACATTGTGCAACCCCCTTATGTAATCACGGTGGGGGCCCCCGGAGCGAGAGGGACCGATGGCGATGCCACCCCCGAACCCCTCGGCGATGCGGCGCGCCAACGCGCGGGACTGCACGGTGGTGCTGCGTGAGGCCGAGCGTGCGCTGACCCTCGCCGAGATCGCCGCGGCCACCGGCCTCTCCCGGCCCACGGTCGATGCGGTGCTCGAGGAGCTCCAGGCGACCGGCATCGTGGTCCCCGCCCCGGCCGCGGCCTCGGGCAGCGCGGGCCGGCCCGCGCGCCGGTTCCGCTTCGCGCCCTCCGCCGCGACGGTCGCCGCGCTCGACATCGGCGCCCGCACGGTGCGCTGCATCGTCGCCGACGCGGCCGGCCGGGAGCTCGCCCGAGGAGAGGCGCCGATGCAGGGCTCCGACCCGATCGCGCCGCTCGTGCAGGCCGTGCGCGGCACCGGCCGCGCCCCGTCGGCCGTCGGCGTCGCCGTGCCCGGCATCCTCGACCCCGCCGGCCACGTCAGCCGCAGCCTCGCCGCCCCCGCCCTCGAGGGGGTGGATCTCGCCGGTGCCCTCGCGGAGCGGCTCGGTTGCCCGGTCGAGGTCGACAACGACATCAAGCTCGCGGCCCTCGCCGAGCACCATCTCGGGCCGGCCGCCGACAGCATCGTGCTGATCCAGCTCGGGCACCGCGTCTCCGTCGCCGTGATCGTGGGCGGCGCGATCCTGCAGGGCGCCCATCGCCTGGCCGGTGAGCTGGGCAGCCAGCGCGGCATGCGCTGGACCGACAGCTCCGTGCGCGGACGGCTCACCTGGTCCACGGGCGACGACGCCCAGGAGCTCCTCGAGCGAGCCGCCGCCGGGGACCCCGGCGCCGTCCAGGAGGTCGAGGAGTTCTGTGCGCAGATCGCCCCGCGCCTGGCCACGGTGCTGCTCACCGTCGATCCCGAACGGGTCGTCGTCGGCGGCGGTCTCTCCCGCGCCGGCGAGACCCTGCTGGCCCCGCTGCGCCGCGCCGTCGGCCGGCTGCTGATGACCGAGCACGCCCCCGAGGTGGTGCCCGCCCGGCTCACCACCGACGGCGCCCTCGTGGGCGCGCTCGGCCTGGGTTTCGCGCACGGCTCCGCCCGCCTCACCGGCGTCCCCGAGGTCCCCGCCCCCTGGCATCGCTTCGATGCCGGCCTGTCCTGACCGCACACCACCGATCACGAAGGACCCCTCCATGACCGCCGACATCACCTTCGGCTTCAGCTCCTACAGCTTCCACTCGAAGCTCTCGACCGGCGAGATGACGCTGCCGCAGGTCATCGACTGGGTGGCCGCGAGCGAGGGCGAGCATCTCGAGCTCGCCGTCCTCGGCGACGATCCGGACTCCCCGATCCCGAACATCGCCTCCGACCCGGCGTACGTGGACAGCATCCGCGCGAGCGCCGACTCCGCCGGGGTGCCGCTGACCAGCCTCGCCATCGGCGCGGACCTCTCCATCGAGGATCCCGAGGAGCTGCGCTCGCAGGTCGCGCGGGTGAAGGAGTACGTGGACCTCGCCGAGCGGCTCGGCATCACCCGGATGCGCCACGACGTGGTGCCCCATGCCGCCCAGCCCGGGGACGACACCCCGGCGTTCGAGCGGGCGCTGCCCTCGATCGTCGCGGCGAGCAAGGAGATCGCGCAGTACGCCGCGGGCCGCGGGATCACCACGAGCCTCGAGAACCACGGCTTCTTCGTGCAGGCGGCGGACAGGGTGCGGCGCATCATCCACGCGGTCGACGAGCCGAACTTCCTCACCACCCTCGACGTGGGCAACTTCGTGTGCGTCGACGAGGATCCGGCGGTGTCCGTCCCGCAGAACCTCCCCTACGCGATGGTCGTGCACTTCAAGGACTTCTACATCCGCCCGGCTGACGCCGCCCCCGGCGAGGGCTGGTTCCGCAGCCGCGGCGGCAAGCACCTGCGCGGGGCGGTGGTCGGCAACGGCGACATCGACCTGCGCGCGGTGGCCCGCGCGATCCGCGAGTCCGACTTCTCGGGCTATGCCGCGATCGAGTTCGAGGGCTGGGAGGACTGCCTCCTGGGCTGCGAGCGCGGGATCGCGTTCGCCAAGAGCCTGTTCGCCTGACCTGTAACCCCTCACAACCGAAGGATCTTCTCCCCATGACGACATTCCGAGTCGGCGTGATCGGCGCCGGCAGCA comes from Brachybacterium faecium DSM 4810 and encodes:
- a CDS encoding transcriptional regulator/sugar kinase (PFAM: ROK family), which encodes MAMPPPNPSAMRRANARDCTVVLREAERALTLAEIAAATGLSRPTVDAVLEELQATGIVVPAPAAASGSAGRPARRFRFAPSAATVAALDIGARTVRCIVADAAGRELARGEAPMQGSDPIAPLVQAVRGTGRAPSAVGVAVPGILDPAGHVSRSLAAPALEGVDLAGALAERLGCPVEVDNDIKLAALAEHHLGPAADSIVLIQLGHRVSVAVIVGGAILQGAHRLAGELGSQRGMRWTDSSVRGRLTWSTGDDAQELLERAAAGDPGAVQEVEEFCAQIAPRLATVLLTVDPERVVVGGGLSRAGETLLAPLRRAVGRLLMTEHAPEVVPARLTTDGALVGALGLGFAHGSARLTGVPEVPAPWHRFDAGLS
- a CDS encoding dihydrodipicolinate synthase/N-acetylneuraminate lyase (PFAM: Dihydrodipicolinate synthetase family); this translates as MTDTPMRGVFAVSTTPFTPVGAQDLDICGRSVERVLEAGVDGILALGATGEALALEDHEREAQVRHLVEVVDGRVPVVVGCMAYRPQAVSTMIARAARWGASAAMVTPSFYGGLSATDAVAALSPVVERSELPVMVYNNPHSTGVDLLPEDLVPLLEHEAMWSVKETSGAATRVRELRAHLGTEVEVLVGADGLALEGFTQGASGWVAASAWLAPARCVELWRRADAGDWERAVALWDRLAGPLGQIEADPAFISLIKRSLGELGLPQGAVRTPLPTASDEAVRSLLSALDS
- a CDS encoding NAD-dependent aldehyde dehydrogenase (PFAM: Aldehyde dehydrogenase family); its protein translation is MTTALPDPVRTLAYLDGGFVPAVSGATFESIDPATGRKLADIAACDAQDVDRAVASARAAFDSGVWSRMHPSERREILLRLVALLEENLEDLALTEAIDAGKPLTDCREFDLPDTITSIRWYAEAADKLFGKTAPAGDGALGMIVHEPIGVVGAVLPWNFPLAMLAWKLGPALAAGNSVVVKPPELTSLTTLRFAELATEAGLPDGVLNVVPGLGHVAGKALGLHGDVDVISFTGSNEVGREFLRYSAESNLKKIVLELGGKAPQIVTADNADRLALVAEDLAEAAFGNMGQNCTAGSRILVDAALFEDFVDELVTATERFVVGDPLDPATTIGALVEEAALERVVRYVDEAVADGARVRTGGARVREDSGGWFYPPTVVTDVREDMAIAREEIFGPVVVVLPVDGLEDAIRLANDTPYGLAATIWSRDIDDALTAARAVRAGTVAINGYSEGDITTPFGGYKESGFGGRDNGLEAFAQYTETKTIWITLR
- a CDS encoding sugar phosphate isomerase/epimerase (PFAM: Xylose isomerase-like TIM barrel), with translation MTADITFGFSSYSFHSKLSTGEMTLPQVIDWVAASEGEHLELAVLGDDPDSPIPNIASDPAYVDSIRASADSAGVPLTSLAIGADLSIEDPEELRSQVARVKEYVDLAERLGITRMRHDVVPHAAQPGDDTPAFERALPSIVAASKEIAQYAAGRGITTSLENHGFFVQAADRVRRIIHAVDEPNFLTTLDVGNFVCVDEDPAVSVPQNLPYAMVVHFKDFYIRPADAAPGEGWFRSRGGKHLRGAVVGNGDIDLRAVARAIRESDFSGYAAIEFEGWEDCLLGCERGIAFAKSLFA